The Desulfobulbaceae bacterium genome window below encodes:
- a CDS encoding CoA-binding protein — translation MIPIVSGQDTDLVRILREANTIAVVGLSPKHERPSNQVAAYLLAAGYHVIPVNPGHTQILGLQTYPDLASIPVPVDIVDIFRNAKEVPALVEAAIAIKAKAVWMQLGIIHEEAAAKARAAGLIVVMNRCLKIDHQQFGR, via the coding sequence ATGATCCCAATTGTATCGGGTCAAGATACAGATCTTGTACGAATACTTCGCGAAGCAAATACCATCGCGGTCGTCGGTCTCTCCCCCAAGCATGAGCGTCCCAGCAATCAGGTCGCAGCGTACCTACTGGCCGCAGGCTATCACGTTATCCCTGTCAATCCGGGACATACTCAGATCCTTGGCCTCCAGACGTACCCAGACCTCGCCTCAATCCCGGTCCCAGTTGACATCGTCGACATCTTCAGAAATGCGAAAGAGGTCCCTGCCCTTGTCGAGGCCGCCATCGCCATCAAGGCCAAGGCGGTGTGGATGCAACTTGGAATAATCCATGAAGAAGCGGCAGCCAAAGCGAGAGCGGCGGGACTAATCGTGGTCATGAATCGTTGCCTGAAGATCGACCACCAACAGTTCGGTCGATGA
- the tusE gene encoding TusE/DsrC/DsvC family sulfur relay protein gives MATIEHNGKSYNVDEDGFLTKGMEEWDQGWVEYVKSVEGISELTDEHNKVINTLQDYYKKNGIAPMVRILSKTTGFPLKRIYELFPSGPGKGACKMAGLPKPTGCV, from the coding sequence ATGGCCACAATAGAGCATAACGGCAAGTCCTACAACGTGGACGAAGATGGATTCTTGACCAAGGGTATGGAAGAGTGGGACCAGGGTTGGGTTGAGTACGTAAAGAGTGTTGAAGGTATTTCCGAGTTGACCGACGAGCACAACAAAGTCATCAACACCCTTCAGGACTACTACAAGAAGAACGGTATCGCTCCGATGGTACGTATCCTGTCCAAGACCACTGGATTCCCTTTGAAGAGAATCTACGAGTTGTTCCCGTCAGGACCTGGTAAGGGAGCTTGTAAGATGGCTGGCCTTCCGAAGCCGACTGGTTGCGTTTGA
- the htpG gene encoding molecular chaperone HtpG: protein MTTASTETLEFQSETKKLLDIVIHSLYTEKDIFLRELVSNAADALEKMRHFNLTDQEIFDKDVPLEINIAVDEKENTITLIDTGIGMTRDELIANLGTIAHSGSKTFLTSLSEGAQKDVNIIGQFGVGFYAAFMVAKQVRVQSRSYQIGDPGHEWSSDGTGSYTVSPCPGLHRGTKLIIELTEAAKDYAKDETIKRIIKQYSSFVPFPIKVAGETVNTVQALWTKGASEIKDEEYSDFYKFVGNAYDEPLMRLHFSADAPLAIHALLFVPKENFEKMGFGRMDPGVNLYCQKVLIEQHSDKILPEWLRFLRGVIDSEDLPLNISRQALQDNTLVLKINKVVTKKFLKFLEEQAKNSPETYLEFWKTFGFFLKEGATTDFTHRESIAKLLRFESSTSEPGTLTSLADYVGRMKEGQQEIYYINGPSRSAIESGPYLDAFKKQHIEIIYTMEPIDDFVFSHVGEFDGKKLVSADRADLKLPEDKEAAAEEAKNHLDTAIATSLTKWMKEVLGERVKEVSESKRLVDSPAIIVNPDGFMTASMERIMRASSPDGPRDFGAKNLEINTGHQLIKDLADLRVKDETLARLIVEQIHDNAMVQAGLMVEPRTMVDRNYQILARAVKG from the coding sequence ATGACAACTGCAAGTACCGAAACCCTTGAGTTTCAATCCGAGACCAAAAAACTGCTCGATATCGTCATCCATTCCCTCTACACGGAGAAGGATATCTTCCTGCGGGAGTTGGTGTCGAACGCCGCCGATGCTTTGGAAAAGATGCGCCACTTCAATCTTACCGATCAGGAGATCTTTGATAAGGACGTACCCCTGGAGATCAACATTGCCGTCGATGAAAAGGAGAACACCATCACTCTGATCGACACCGGTATCGGCATGACCCGTGATGAACTGATCGCCAATCTCGGCACCATCGCCCATTCTGGTTCCAAGACCTTTCTTACCAGCCTGAGTGAGGGCGCTCAGAAGGACGTTAATATTATCGGTCAGTTCGGGGTCGGTTTCTATGCGGCCTTCATGGTCGCCAAGCAGGTTCGGGTACAGTCCCGCTCCTATCAGATCGGTGATCCTGGCCATGAATGGAGTTCCGACGGCACCGGCAGCTATACCGTCAGCCCGTGTCCTGGCCTTCATCGCGGCACGAAGCTGATCATTGAGTTGACCGAGGCAGCGAAGGATTACGCGAAAGATGAGACGATCAAACGGATTATCAAGCAGTACTCAAGTTTTGTGCCCTTCCCGATCAAGGTGGCCGGCGAGACGGTGAATACGGTCCAGGCCCTGTGGACCAAAGGGGCTTCCGAGATCAAGGACGAGGAGTATTCCGATTTTTATAAATTCGTCGGCAACGCCTATGATGAACCTCTTATGCGTCTCCACTTCTCGGCTGATGCGCCATTGGCCATCCATGCCTTACTCTTTGTGCCCAAGGAGAATTTTGAGAAGATGGGTTTTGGCCGGATGGACCCAGGTGTCAATCTGTACTGCCAGAAGGTCTTGATCGAACAGCACAGCGATAAGATCCTGCCGGAGTGGTTGCGATTCCTGCGCGGGGTTATCGACTCCGAAGACCTGCCCTTGAATATTTCCCGCCAAGCCTTGCAGGACAATACCTTGGTTCTTAAGATCAACAAGGTGGTGACCAAGAAGTTTTTGAAGTTTTTAGAGGAGCAGGCCAAAAACTCCCCCGAGACCTATCTCGAGTTTTGGAAGACCTTCGGCTTTTTTCTCAAGGAGGGTGCCACCACCGATTTTACTCACCGGGAATCAATCGCCAAGCTTCTGCGTTTTGAGTCGTCGACTTCGGAACCCGGAACCCTGACCTCCCTTGCCGATTACGTGGGGCGGATGAAGGAGGGCCAGCAGGAGATTTACTACATTAACGGGCCGAGCCGTTCGGCCATCGAGTCCGGTCCGTATCTGGATGCCTTTAAGAAGCAGCACATTGAGATCATCTACACTATGGAGCCGATTGATGACTTCGTGTTCAGCCACGTGGGCGAGTTTGACGGTAAGAAGCTGGTCTCCGCTGATCGTGCCGATTTAAAACTTCCTGAAGATAAAGAGGCGGCAGCAGAAGAGGCCAAGAACCACTTGGATACAGCTATCGCCACCTCACTCACCAAATGGATGAAGGAGGTTTTGGGCGAACGGGTGAAAGAGGTCAGTGAATCCAAGCGGCTGGTAGACAGCCCGGCCATCATCGTCAATCCCGACGGCTTCATGACCGCTTCCATGGAGCGGATCATGCGGGCATCGAGTCCGGACGGTCCCCGAGATTTCGGGGCCAAGAATCTTGAGATCAACACCGGTCACCAGTTGATCAAGGATCTCGCCGACCTGCGGGTTAAGGATGAGACCCTGGCCCGTCTGATCGTCGAACAGATCCACGATAATGCCATGGTGCAGGCCGGTTTGATGGTTGAACCGAGGACCATGGTGGATCGCAATTATCAGATCTTGGCCCGGGCGGTGAAAGGGTAG
- the nadB gene encoding L-aspartate oxidase has translation MTTKEFVSDFLIIGSGIAGLSFALKAATLGSVTLVTKKSRIDTATNLAQGGIAAVLSDDDSFASHVQDTLKAGAGICSEEIVRMVVENGPERIRELIDLGVSFNRNDHGSHLDLTREGGHSARRIAHAYDLTGHEIERCLLASAAGSANITILENHCAVDLLLASKAGLMSEYGGEQCLGAYVLDNMSGEIHTFQAKTTVLCTGGCGKVYLYTTNPDIATGDGVAMAYRAGAKVANLEFVQFHPTCLFDPKAKNFLISEAVRGEGGRLIDKAGITFMDKYDPRGDLATRDTVARAIDSELKASGDDSVFLDITHQSADFVRTRFPNIYQTCLSFGIDITKQPIPVVPAAHYMCGGVLTDAHARTSIPGLFAFGETACTGLHGGNRLASNSLLEAVVFAHQAFCQCQIDWPEVGGRRFQSLPAWSSGRAARIKECVLITHNWDQIRRLMWNYVGIVRSDKRLNLVQARLAPILAEVDQHYQDYLLTPDLIELRNIATMAQLIVTSARIRKESRGLHYNVDHPFANDREWRKYTVLCQHQTTEFFPIGP, from the coding sequence ATGACGACGAAGGAATTTGTTTCCGACTTTTTGATCATTGGCAGTGGCATTGCCGGGTTGTCTTTTGCCCTGAAGGCCGCGACTTTGGGGTCGGTGACTCTCGTTACCAAAAAGTCGCGGATCGACACCGCCACAAATCTGGCCCAAGGAGGTATCGCCGCCGTTCTCTCAGATGATGACAGTTTTGCCAGTCATGTCCAGGACACCCTTAAGGCAGGGGCTGGGATATGTAGTGAAGAGATTGTGCGGATGGTGGTTGAAAACGGGCCGGAGCGGATCAGGGAACTTATTGATCTTGGGGTGTCGTTTAATCGCAATGATCATGGTTCCCATCTTGATCTGACCCGTGAAGGCGGACATTCGGCCCGTCGGATTGCCCATGCGTACGATCTTACCGGGCATGAAATCGAGCGCTGTCTTCTGGCCTCTGCTGCCGGTTCTGCCAATATCACTATTCTTGAAAACCACTGCGCTGTTGATCTGCTCCTTGCCTCAAAGGCAGGTCTGATGAGTGAGTACGGCGGCGAACAGTGTTTGGGCGCCTACGTACTTGACAATATGAGTGGTGAGATCCATACCTTTCAGGCCAAGACAACGGTTCTGTGTACCGGTGGCTGCGGTAAGGTTTATCTGTACACCACCAATCCGGACATCGCGACCGGTGACGGAGTGGCTATGGCCTATCGGGCCGGAGCCAAGGTTGCGAACCTGGAATTTGTTCAGTTTCATCCAACCTGTCTCTTCGATCCCAAAGCCAAGAATTTCCTGATTTCCGAGGCGGTACGGGGAGAGGGCGGGCGACTGATCGACAAGGCAGGCATAACCTTCATGGACAAATACGACCCTCGTGGCGACCTTGCTACCAGAGATACCGTGGCTCGTGCCATTGATAGTGAGTTGAAGGCCAGTGGCGATGATTCGGTTTTTCTCGACATCACCCATCAGTCGGCTGATTTTGTCCGCACCCGATTTCCTAATATTTACCAGACGTGCCTCTCCTTCGGTATCGATATAACCAAGCAACCGATTCCGGTCGTGCCAGCGGCTCATTATATGTGCGGCGGCGTCCTGACCGATGCCCATGCCCGGACTTCAATTCCCGGTCTGTTTGCCTTTGGTGAAACCGCCTGCACCGGGCTGCATGGTGGGAACCGGTTGGCCAGTAATTCGTTGCTTGAGGCGGTGGTTTTCGCTCATCAGGCCTTTTGCCAATGTCAGATTGACTGGCCCGAGGTCGGAGGTCGTCGTTTTCAATCTCTGCCTGCCTGGTCTTCCGGCCGTGCGGCCCGAATCAAGGAGTGTGTCCTGATTACTCACAACTGGGATCAGATCCGACGTCTGATGTGGAATTACGTCGGGATTGTCCGCAGCGATAAACGTCTTAACTTGGTCCAAGCGCGACTGGCTCCTATTCTGGCGGAGGTTGATCAGCACTATCAAGATTATCTCCTGACGCCGGATCTGATCGAGTTGCGAAACATTGCCACCATGGCCCAGCTTATTGTCACTTCTGCCCGAATACGTAAGGAGTCGCGAGGGCTTCATTATAATGTGGACCACCCTTTTGCTAATGACCGGGAGTGGAGGAAATATACAGTTCTTTGCCAGCATCAGACGACGGAGTTTTTTCCGATTGGGCCATGA
- a CDS encoding HEAT repeat domain-containing protein: MDKSNTEQLTMVITDFLEIGHVDNIIAMFKQDHTCLTLTGALIQDERFKVRMGMAVLFEDLATALPKEVMSLAVPSLLKAMEHPAAYVRGDAAYLLMTIRSSEAMDALARFQHDPDPQVAEIIREGLGW; the protein is encoded by the coding sequence ATGGATAAAAGCAACACCGAACAACTTACAATGGTTATTACCGATTTCCTGGAAATTGGTCATGTAGACAATATTATCGCCATGTTCAAACAGGATCATACCTGTTTGACCTTGACCGGAGCCTTAATTCAAGATGAGCGTTTCAAGGTGAGGATGGGAATGGCCGTGTTGTTCGAGGATCTGGCCACCGCCCTGCCGAAAGAAGTTATGTCGTTGGCAGTCCCGTCGCTACTGAAAGCGATGGAGCATCCCGCCGCCTATGTCCGCGGAGATGCCGCATATCTCCTGATGACGATCAGAAGCTCGGAGGCAATGGATGCCTTGGCCCGCTTCCAACACGACCCCGATCCACAGGTTGCCGAGATAATACGGGAGGGCTTGGGATGGTAG
- a CDS encoding LL-diaminopimelate aminotransferase yields MARLNDNYLKLKAGYLFPEIGRRVKAFTDANPEAKVIRLGIGDVTRPLAPAVLNAFHQGIDDLGRAETFHGYGPEQGYDWLINTIIDKSYRPLGVELKASEVFISDGSKCDTANILDIFDLSNRVAICDPVYPVYNDTNVMIGRSGEADEKGYYRGLVYMPCTAENDFAPAFPAEKVDIIYLCYPNNPTGAVATKAQLQAWVDYAKENQAIILFDAAYEAFITEPGIPHSIYELDGAKECAIEFRSFSKTAGFTGVRCGLTVVPEALMATTAEGEKIAINRLWNRRQCTKFNGVSYPVQKAAAAVYSDEGWAEVKETVDFYMENARLIRQGLEEAGITCYGGVNAPYIWLKTPDGIKSWDFFDKLLFECHVVGTPGSGFGPSGEGYFRLSAFGGRANVIEAISRIRVKWGK; encoded by the coding sequence ATGGCACGATTGAACGATAATTATCTGAAGCTTAAAGCTGGCTACCTGTTTCCGGAGATCGGCCGGCGGGTTAAGGCCTTTACCGATGCCAACCCGGAGGCCAAGGTTATTCGCCTTGGTATCGGTGACGTTACCCGTCCCCTTGCCCCAGCCGTACTCAACGCCTTTCATCAGGGAATTGACGATCTGGGTCGTGCCGAGACCTTCCACGGCTATGGCCCGGAGCAGGGATACGACTGGCTGATCAATACTATCATTGATAAGTCTTACCGCCCGTTGGGGGTTGAGCTTAAGGCCAGTGAGGTCTTTATTTCCGACGGCTCGAAATGCGATACCGCCAATATTCTTGATATCTTTGATCTGAGCAATCGGGTGGCGATCTGCGATCCGGTTTATCCGGTCTACAACGATACCAATGTGATGATCGGCAGAAGCGGCGAGGCCGATGAAAAAGGGTATTACCGTGGATTAGTCTATATGCCCTGTACAGCAGAAAATGATTTCGCTCCGGCCTTTCCTGCTGAAAAAGTCGATATCATCTACCTTTGCTATCCTAACAATCCTACCGGTGCCGTGGCCACCAAGGCGCAACTTCAGGCCTGGGTTGATTACGCGAAAGAGAATCAGGCGATTATCCTTTTTGATGCCGCTTACGAAGCGTTTATCACTGAGCCCGGTATTCCTCACTCGATTTATGAGTTGGATGGGGCCAAAGAGTGTGCCATCGAATTCCGTTCTTTTTCCAAGACCGCGGGGTTTACCGGGGTGCGCTGCGGCTTGACTGTGGTTCCAGAGGCCCTGATGGCCACCACTGCCGAGGGCGAAAAGATTGCTATCAACCGCTTGTGGAACCGTCGTCAATGCACCAAGTTTAACGGCGTTTCCTATCCGGTGCAGAAAGCGGCAGCAGCCGTCTACTCTGATGAGGGGTGGGCTGAGGTCAAGGAGACGGTTGATTTCTATATGGAGAATGCCCGCCTCATCCGCCAGGGACTGGAAGAGGCAGGAATCACTTGTTATGGCGGGGTCAACGCCCCCTATATCTGGCTTAAGACCCCAGATGGAATCAAGAGTTGGGATTTTTTCGACAAACTGCTCTTTGAGTGTCATGTGGTCGGTACCCCCGGCAGTGGATTTGGTCCCAGCGGCGAGGGGTATTTCCGGCTTTCAGCCTTTGGCGGAAGGGCGAACGTGATTGAGGCTATCAGCCGTATTCGGGTCAAGTGGGGAAAGTAG
- a CDS encoding EAL domain-containing protein has product MNAQFSAVSRVTSLIAGVIATAITLLAPIGYFYVSRNSVLSNIKTDNELTANAITGIVTANPKTWPFQDLRISEILARRARPNTFESRQVLDSKGLVVAESIGDVPWPTISDSHDIYDAGTVVARIELIRSLQPIAIRTLIIAAVSLTLGLLVFIILRIIPMRAVRRAYGQLSQNELRYRSLYNSMREGLGLFEPVYGADKTIKDFLFLDVNPALEHILGAEKNALVGTSGAHLLNGALLNYCTDIASAMNHATTLHIEATDQDAKKYYDVNLFAPTSTTFAILIEDITDRKISEKQIHTLAYYDQLTELPNRFLLIDRLEQLLAQCRRDNKGVALLFLDLDRFKHINDTLGHALGDQLLIAVAKRLSKGLRKSDSIARLGGDEFVVLISFSDEGAGITHLAKKLINAIAKPFIIADHKVFSGTSIGIATFPSDGCDSETLLKNADLAMYAAKEMGRSSYCFFTAEMNSKAHVRMEMDAKMRYALTHDEFFLVFQPVMNITTNTMTSAECLIRWRDTSGKLIMPGDFIPLAEESGLIIAIGEWVIKEACHALKTWSEADLPPVKISINVSARQFSQHNFLDFLISVIDSTNIDTHFLELELTESSLMNDPHLVTETLDQFKAKGLSLAIDDFGTGYSSLSYLSRFPIDRLKIDRSFIRELITNTTDQAIVEAIFAMADKLEIEVVVEGVETADQVAFLQPLGCHYIQGYYFHRPLEEEAFLKLLTR; this is encoded by the coding sequence GTGAATGCTCAATTCTCAGCCGTATCACGGGTCACGTCCCTGATTGCCGGGGTTATTGCAACCGCCATCACCCTCCTGGCCCCCATTGGGTATTTTTATGTTTCCCGGAACTCTGTCCTAAGCAATATAAAGACGGACAACGAACTAACAGCAAACGCCATCACCGGGATAGTTACTGCCAACCCAAAAACCTGGCCCTTCCAGGATCTCAGAATTTCAGAGATCTTAGCCCGCCGAGCCCGACCAAACACCTTTGAAAGTCGCCAAGTCCTGGACTCCAAGGGCTTAGTGGTAGCCGAATCCATCGGCGACGTACCGTGGCCGACTATCAGCGATTCCCATGACATCTACGATGCAGGTACCGTCGTGGCTCGGATTGAGCTTATCCGCTCCCTACAGCCAATTGCCATCCGGACCTTGATCATCGCGGCAGTATCTCTGACCCTCGGGCTCCTCGTATTTATTATCCTGCGCATTATTCCCATGCGAGCGGTCAGGCGGGCCTATGGGCAGCTCTCGCAGAACGAACTCCGCTACCGCTCCCTATATAATTCCATGCGGGAAGGACTTGGCCTCTTCGAACCTGTCTATGGCGCGGATAAGACAATAAAGGATTTTCTTTTTCTCGATGTCAATCCTGCCCTTGAACATATCCTCGGCGCAGAAAAAAATGCCCTCGTCGGGACCAGCGGCGCTCACCTTCTAAACGGGGCGCTGCTCAATTATTGTACCGATATCGCCTCTGCCATGAACCACGCCACGACACTTCACATTGAAGCGACCGACCAGGATGCAAAAAAGTATTACGATGTCAATCTCTTTGCCCCTACATCCACAACCTTTGCGATCCTCATCGAAGACATAACCGACAGAAAAATTTCAGAAAAACAGATCCATACGCTTGCCTACTACGACCAATTAACTGAGTTACCCAACCGTTTTCTGCTGATAGACCGGCTGGAACAGCTCCTTGCCCAATGCCGGCGTGACAACAAGGGTGTGGCTCTTCTCTTTCTTGATCTGGACCGCTTCAAGCACATCAATGACACCTTAGGGCATGCCCTTGGAGATCAACTGCTCATTGCTGTGGCAAAACGACTTTCGAAAGGACTCCGTAAATCAGACTCCATCGCCCGATTAGGTGGGGACGAATTCGTGGTCCTCATCTCCTTCTCGGATGAAGGGGCAGGAATCACTCACCTGGCCAAAAAGCTGATCAACGCAATTGCTAAGCCGTTCATCATTGCAGACCATAAGGTCTTTTCAGGGACCAGCATCGGTATTGCCACCTTCCCTTCTGACGGCTGCGACAGTGAAACGCTCCTTAAAAATGCTGACCTCGCCATGTATGCCGCCAAAGAAATGGGCCGCAGCAGCTACTGTTTTTTCACTGCCGAAATGAACAGCAAGGCCCATGTACGGATGGAAATGGACGCCAAGATGCGCTACGCCCTGACTCATGATGAGTTCTTTTTAGTGTTTCAGCCGGTTATGAACATTACCACCAACACGATGACAAGCGCCGAATGCCTGATCCGCTGGCGTGACACCTCCGGCAAACTGATCATGCCAGGTGATTTCATCCCCTTGGCGGAAGAGAGCGGTCTGATCATCGCGATTGGCGAATGGGTGATCAAGGAAGCCTGTCACGCCCTGAAGACCTGGTCAGAGGCGGATCTGCCGCCGGTTAAAATCTCGATCAACGTTTCAGCCCGACAATTTTCCCAACACAATTTCCTTGATTTCCTGATTTCAGTTATCGACTCGACAAACATTGACACCCACTTTCTCGAGCTTGAGCTGACGGAAAGCTCTTTGATGAACGATCCGCATCTGGTAACCGAAACCCTTGATCAATTCAAGGCCAAGGGACTCTCTCTCGCCATTGATGACTTCGGTACCGGCTATTCTTCCTTAAGTTACCTGTCCCGTTTTCCCATCGACCGGCTCAAGATAGATCGCTCGTTTATCAGAGAGCTCATCACTAACACCACAGACCAAGCCATTGTTGAGGCAATCTTCGCCATGGCCGACAAACTAGAAATTGAAGTGGTAGTTGAAGGGGTGGAGACCGCAGATCAGGTTGCATTCCTTCAACCTCTCGGCTGCCACTATATCCAAGGCTATTATTTTCACCGCCCATTGGAAGAGGAAGCCTTTTTGAAGCTTCTAACCCGTTAA
- a CDS encoding manganese efflux pump yields the protein MDLTTIFVIAIALAVDAFAVALAAGISLPWVGRRHTFRLAWHFGLFQAGMNIIGWGAGLTIRTYIERYDHWLAFGLLAFVGGRMIIETLQLEKEDEKDRRDPTRGRTLVILSLATSIDSLAVGLSFAVLKISVWFPALVIGIVASVLTAAGLHLGQVVGSASRLGAKVEVAGGLVLIAIGIRILHDHGVF from the coding sequence ATGGACCTGACAACCATCTTTGTTATCGCGATAGCGCTGGCCGTTGATGCCTTTGCCGTGGCCCTTGCCGCCGGGATCTCTTTGCCGTGGGTTGGGCGTCGCCACACCTTCCGGCTGGCCTGGCACTTCGGACTGTTTCAGGCAGGGATGAACATTATCGGCTGGGGGGCAGGGTTGACGATACGGACCTACATCGAACGTTACGATCACTGGCTGGCCTTTGGGCTTCTGGCCTTTGTCGGGGGGCGAATGATAATCGAGACGCTGCAACTTGAAAAAGAAGATGAGAAGGACCGCAGGGACCCGACCAGAGGACGAACCCTGGTCATTCTCTCCCTGGCCACCAGCATTGATTCCCTGGCAGTGGGCTTAAGCTTCGCCGTGCTCAAGATTTCGGTATGGTTCCCAGCCCTGGTGATTGGCATCGTGGCCAGCGTGCTGACCGCCGCAGGTCTGCACCTCGGGCAAGTGGTAGGCTCAGCCTCCCGGCTAGGCGCCAAGGTGGAGGTTGCCGGAGGCCTGGTGCTGATCGCCATCGGCATCCGGATACTGCATGACCATGGAGTATTTTAA
- a CDS encoding HAD-IA family hydrolase yields the protein MSRLHLVIFDCDGVMFDSIAANEAYYNDILAHFGHPPMDEDELRYVHVRHVADSIRYIFRNHPADYAAADAHRLTLDYSPYLKFMRMEPDLPEFLTFLRPTRHTAISTNRSTTMASVLKIFGLNSYFDKVVTALDVTHSKPHPEALHQIFAHFNLRPDDAIYIGDSQVDLEHTQAVGMRMIAFKNPELAADYHVNSFMEITALPIF from the coding sequence ATGTCACGTTTACACCTGGTAATCTTTGACTGCGACGGGGTGATGTTCGACTCCATCGCCGCCAACGAAGCCTACTATAATGACATCCTGGCCCACTTTGGCCACCCACCCATGGATGAAGACGAGCTTCGCTACGTCCATGTCCGCCATGTCGCGGATTCGATTCGCTACATTTTTCGCAACCACCCGGCAGACTATGCGGCGGCAGATGCCCACCGTCTGACACTCGACTACTCCCCCTATCTCAAGTTCATGCGCATGGAACCAGACCTTCCGGAGTTCCTCACCTTTCTTCGTCCTACCCGCCACACGGCAATCAGCACCAACCGTTCCACCACCATGGCCTCAGTCCTTAAGATCTTTGGCTTGAACAGCTACTTTGACAAGGTGGTAACAGCCCTTGATGTCACCCACTCTAAACCCCATCCTGAGGCATTGCACCAGATTTTTGCCCACTTCAACCTTCGTCCCGATGATGCAATCTATATTGGTGATTCGCAGGTCGATCTGGAACACACCCAAGCCGTAGGAATGCGAATGATCGCCTTCAAGAATCCAGAACTGGCAGCCGATTATCACGTCAACAGCTTTATGGAAATCACCGCTCTGCCGATTTTTTGA
- a CDS encoding ABC transporter substrate-binding protein — protein MLRSVTKGFVLGAILIANLMLPLPACATTPIRINGTGSGLHMMKPLLEAYNKTHPEAHFEMDKALGSSGSIKALLANVLDIAVSSRPLKPKEAQAGARVSPYGQTPLALVTHKDVTVTELTTQELVNIYAGKTLNWPDGNPIRIILRPQEDSDTKILSQLSPEMNTAMISAQLRPGMTIAVTDPESIAAIAKTPGAIGTSGLTGVIVEQLPVNVIRLNGVEPTPNALTTHSFPLSKPLDIVTLHTLSEAAKQFLTFVYSPKGRTIAEAAGVEVTAGEKSPW, from the coding sequence ATGTTGCGCAGTGTAACAAAAGGATTCGTGCTCGGAGCTATCCTCATAGCAAATCTCATGCTGCCCCTCCCTGCTTGTGCCACCACTCCGATCCGTATCAATGGCACAGGAAGCGGCCTCCACATGATGAAACCTCTGCTCGAGGCCTACAACAAGACCCACCCAGAGGCTCACTTCGAGATGGATAAGGCGCTGGGTTCCTCAGGCTCGATCAAGGCCCTGCTGGCCAACGTCCTGGATATTGCGGTGTCAAGCAGGCCGCTGAAACCCAAAGAGGCTCAAGCTGGCGCCAGAGTGTCACCCTATGGTCAAACACCACTGGCCCTTGTTACCCACAAAGATGTCACTGTAACAGAACTCACCACCCAGGAACTGGTGAATATCTACGCTGGAAAGACCCTGAACTGGCCCGATGGCAATCCCATCCGAATCATCCTTCGCCCACAAGAGGACTCCGACACCAAAATTCTGAGCCAACTCTCCCCCGAGATGAATACCGCTATGATCAGTGCGCAATTACGACCAGGTATGACCATCGCCGTGACTGACCCAGAGTCCATTGCCGCCATTGCCAAAACGCCGGGGGCTATTGGAACTTCCGGCCTGACCGGAGTTATCGTCGAGCAGCTCCCTGTAAACGTGATCCGTCTGAACGGAGTGGAACCTACCCCGAACGCTCTGACCACACACAGCTTTCCCTTAAGCAAACCCCTGGATATTGTTACATTGCACACCCTGTCTGAAGCTGCCAAACAATTTTTGACCTTTGTCTACTCGCCTAAAGGAAGAACGATTGCCGAAGCCGCAGGGGTAGAAGTTACCGCCGGGGAGAAATCACCCTGGTGA
- a CDS encoding CooT family nickel-binding protein — protein MCQMSVILKTNGTQEKIMDAVARLEVSAEGVSINALFDAPRLVPGVMVKEIDFLEGVVVLTSC, from the coding sequence ATGTGTCAGATGAGTGTAATTTTGAAAACCAATGGAACTCAGGAGAAAATTATGGATGCGGTTGCCCGACTTGAGGTGTCGGCGGAAGGGGTTAGTATCAATGCTCTTTTTGATGCTCCGCGGCTGGTCCCAGGAGTGATGGTCAAGGAAATTGATTTTCTTGAGGGTGTGGTGGTGTTGACCAGTTGCTAA